In Phormidium ambiguum IAM M-71, one DNA window encodes the following:
- a CDS encoding NmrA family NAD(P)-binding protein has translation MKIVIAAASGNIGRRTAEKVVQAGAQTILLTRQPEKLADLVVQGAIAKPISSDDTQGLIEATQNADALFWLTPPKMDAISLGDWYIQTAMSGAKAVRENHIERVVNISSLGAGAGPDLGTVTFIGSVESIFNQACSNVLHLRPGYFMENFLEQVQFIQRDHTVYFPYASDHDIPWISTDDIGDEAAKYLLDTHWAGQWTHNLMGPENLTLSEIVAVLSRVLDRPIKYVQVTIESIQQQLALTGATPDVQRELGNLLYALGNPDGIYATVRTPEAATSTTFEQFATHKLLSHILQSSKQ, from the coding sequence ATGAAGATTGTGATTGCTGCCGCTTCCGGCAACATTGGACGACGCACCGCAGAGAAAGTCGTCCAGGCTGGAGCTCAAACCATTCTGCTGACACGACAGCCAGAGAAGTTAGCCGATTTAGTCGTTCAAGGTGCGATCGCTAAGCCTATCAGCAGCGATGATACCCAAGGATTGATCGAGGCGACGCAGAATGCAGATGCTTTGTTTTGGCTGACTCCACCCAAAATGGACGCAATTAGCTTAGGCGACTGGTACATTCAGACGGCAATGAGCGGGGCTAAAGCTGTGCGCGAAAACCACATTGAACGAGTGGTCAACATTTCTAGCTTAGGTGCAGGTGCAGGACCAGATTTAGGAACAGTTACATTCATTGGAAGCGTTGAATCGATCTTCAACCAAGCTTGCTCAAATGTGCTGCACCTACGTCCTGGCTATTTCATGGAGAATTTTCTAGAGCAAGTCCAGTTTATTCAGCGAGACCACACTGTCTACTTTCCCTATGCCAGTGACCATGATATCCCTTGGATTAGTACAGACGACATCGGGGATGAAGCTGCAAAATATTTGCTTGACACGCACTGGGCAGGACAATGGACACACAATTTGATGGGACCAGAAAATTTAACGCTGTCTGAAATCGTTGCGGTTCTCTCACGGGTACTTGATCGTCCAATCAAGTATGTTCAAGTAACCATTGAATCAATTCAGCAGCAACTTGCATTAACTGGGGCAACTCCTGATGTACAACGAGAGCTAGGGAATTTGCTCTATGCTCTTGGCAATCCTGACGGCATCTATGCGACAGTCCGAACACCTGAAGCTGCTACATCAACTACATTCGAGCAGTTTGCAACACATAAGCTACTCTCGCACATTCTACAATCTTCAAAACAATG